The genomic stretch TACGCATAAAAACTGTGAGGAGAGACTGGAATGACCTTTCGGTTGAGGGCGTAATTTGAAATACTTTTATCGCCTTCTTGGGTTTCTTCCTTTACGATAATTTCATAATAAACATTTTCTGCCGGGAGATACATCAGGGCAAAAGGAAAAGTTCCCTCATCTGGAAGAATATATTTGGTTGCAATGGAATCAATGTGTTTTTTGACATCGGAATTGAATTTTCGCCGATTGACCCTTCGCTCTTCTTCCGTGTGGGATTCTAAAATTCTCCTAAAATTTTCAAGGGGAAATTTGGCATCAATGGGAACCAGCCCTGGGCCTAGTTTGACCACTGCATCCACAATTTCTCCATTTTTAAACCGGTGTTGAAGGGAATAATGGTCCTGGGGAAGGACCTGGTTTAACAGGTCTCCCAAAAATAGTTCTCCCAACACCCCCCGGAGTTTGGGCGCACGGAGTATTTCTTGGAGAGTGGAAATATTCTTTCCAATTTCAAACACTTTTTCGGTTGCTTTGGTGAGCTCCCCGAGATTTTGCCTTACTTCCCCCACCACCTTGGCAGCATGGTCTAAGCGAGAACCAATATTGCCCGATGTGTTTTGGAGGTGCTGGGAAATGGAATTCAACTGCTGATTTACCTGTTGCGTAACCTGAGAGAGCTGTTGGTTGACTTGGTTGGTTTGGTTGGAAATGGAATCACTCATTTGATGCCGGAGGGTATCCATTTGCTGTTGAAGTAAACCAAGAGATTGGTTTTCTTGGGATTTCCCTTTAAAAAACCCCAAATAGATGATGAAAAGGAAAACCCCTAATATGACCAGAAGAACGATGGGCTCCATTATCTTTAATCCTTTTTCTTTGTAATTCCTTTAATCATTAGCGATTTTTTTGACTGAGATGGACATTCCTATTCAATAGTGACATTCTCATATATTCCAATTGGTCTGGGGGAGTGGGTTCAGAGCGGATTCTTTTTTTTTTGGAGGTTATCGTTTTTGCCTTTATTTGTCAATTGATAGGAAATGACCCAAGAACATATATGGACCCATCCCGTTTCGCAAGGATGTTTTTCAATTGAGGCAAACAAGGAACAGATTGCTTACATATATCCGGCCTGTGAGTGGAAATCTGATTAGTTTCCTGGCCCCGATGGAATCCGCGCACTC from Nitrospiria bacterium encodes the following:
- a CDS encoding DNA recombination protein RmuC; its protein translation is MEPIVLLVILGVFLFIIYLGFFKGKSQENQSLGLLQQQMDTLRHQMSDSISNQTNQVNQQLSQVTQQVNQQLNSISQHLQNTSGNIGSRLDHAAKVVGEVRQNLGELTKATEKVFEIGKNISTLQEILRAPKLRGVLGELFLGDLLNQVLPQDHYSLQHRFKNGEIVDAVVKLGPGLVPIDAKFPLENFRRILESHTEEERRVNRRKFNSDVKKHIDSIATKYILPDEGTFPFALMYLPAENVYYEIIVKEETQEGDKSISNYALNRKVIPVSPHSFYAYLQAIVFGLKGLKIERSAMVIINHLEQLKGDFERFRKEFVTLGTHLTYAKGKYDDADKKLNRVEARFSSAEELTYNPPPSDEQNKKVSPQGFLDSPREENPHSISAG